Proteins found in one Corynebacterium sanguinis genomic segment:
- a CDS encoding DUF499 domain-containing protein, whose amino-acid sequence MAKSNRERLTAAFEYLVEGLQDPVDEVMQTVPELQDGTNTPWNEVWARRMAQKTGRSSYSMELDDPQTLLKAITEYGYNFKDVLSRPQQSYASELREVRDNWAHGKTLSSDDTIRALDTIERLLRAVDASDSADDVARERQTLQRQVFQEQTRSDTRTRAVSVEPSAGMKPWREVILPHDDVLNGNFTAAEFAADLHKVHKRETHAAEYADPVEFFTRTYLTEGLSDLLSRALKRFGGDDNASPVVNLQTNFGGGKTHSMLALYHLFSGLPAKDYPQDVQELVASNGNVDLEGLGLRRVVLVGTYLHPGSVDTKPDGTQVHTLWGELAWQLGGPEAYEIVAEADRTGTNPGESLHRVLREYSPSLILIDEWVAYARQLVDATGLHAGSFETQFTFAQTLTEAVRTTPRTMLLVSIPASEEAADGEARDNEVGGARGKAALQNLQNVIGRVADQWRPSTKEESFEIVRRRVFRDPDADQLRQISATARLFAEMYRKDSPLFPSEAATASNDYETRIKRSYPIHPELLDRLYEDWSALERFQRTRGVLKLVSTIVSTLWATNDTSPMIMPGTVPVGSNAVGTELTQYLEDSWKPIIDADIDGEGSTAAVVDKQKPVLGARSVTQRIARTIFMGAAPRTSRKGLDKQYVWLGVAVPGDQLGNFGSALEQLSQRSTFFYEENGHYWFDTQPSVAKTAADYAERLREDPDTVWNEVVTRLQRTAKPDNHFQRIHAAPTASGDVPDQDTVALVIVHPKYPYSRSGKVNPARAWVHDTIEQRGSTPRVFRNTLVFAAADSAELESLDAAVRNFLAWDSVVEDADALNLSAQQTRQAVENRRRFNESVDDKIISAYSHLLYPEMDDATQPFTVEHDKMGSGAGTIPERAAAQLIRGGQLVADLGAETLGMTMRDQLGAIWDEQGEITVGELWGYFTRFPYMMRLARREVLDSAIAGATQRIMVDSEKFAIAARKDPDSGRYLDMVIPPAGTGSFNVTDSTVLLSIELAQQQVVEPEPVAPTPSPDPDLDVDTPITPAPSAPEVLVKTRYRGAAPVDGESYASGFYTIGNEILEMLRASGASMRVTVEIEAELPAGFPDSTIRVIKENAAQLGFKFSEFS is encoded by the coding sequence ATGGCGAAAAGCAACAGGGAGCGGCTGACCGCAGCCTTCGAGTACCTTGTCGAAGGCTTGCAGGACCCCGTCGACGAGGTGATGCAGACAGTTCCGGAGCTTCAGGACGGGACAAATACCCCCTGGAACGAGGTGTGGGCACGGCGCATGGCGCAAAAGACCGGCAGGTCATCCTATTCAATGGAATTGGACGACCCGCAGACGCTGCTGAAGGCCATCACTGAGTACGGCTACAACTTCAAAGATGTTCTGTCCCGTCCCCAGCAGTCCTACGCCTCCGAGCTGAGGGAAGTGCGCGACAATTGGGCGCACGGCAAAACCCTCAGCTCGGACGACACAATCCGCGCCCTCGACACAATTGAGCGCCTGCTTCGCGCCGTCGACGCATCGGACTCTGCGGATGACGTAGCCAGAGAGCGCCAGACGCTACAGCGTCAGGTCTTCCAGGAGCAGACGCGGAGCGATACCCGCACGAGGGCCGTCTCCGTGGAACCTAGCGCGGGCATGAAACCCTGGCGTGAGGTGATCCTGCCGCACGACGACGTGCTGAATGGCAACTTTACCGCCGCGGAGTTCGCCGCCGACCTGCACAAAGTGCACAAGCGAGAGACACACGCCGCCGAATACGCCGACCCGGTCGAATTCTTCACTCGCACTTACCTCACGGAAGGGTTGAGCGATCTTCTGTCCCGCGCGCTCAAGCGCTTCGGCGGAGACGATAACGCTAGCCCCGTGGTGAACCTGCAGACGAATTTCGGCGGCGGCAAAACCCACTCCATGCTGGCCCTCTACCACCTGTTTAGCGGACTCCCCGCGAAGGATTACCCCCAGGACGTCCAGGAGCTCGTGGCTAGCAACGGCAACGTGGACCTGGAAGGCCTCGGGTTGCGCCGCGTCGTGCTCGTTGGCACGTACCTGCACCCGGGGAGTGTTGATACAAAGCCCGATGGCACGCAGGTGCACACGCTCTGGGGCGAACTCGCCTGGCAGCTCGGCGGGCCTGAGGCGTACGAGATCGTCGCGGAGGCCGACCGCACCGGCACGAACCCGGGCGAGTCTCTGCACAGGGTTTTGCGCGAGTATTCCCCGTCGCTCATCCTTATCGACGAATGGGTGGCCTACGCCCGCCAGCTCGTCGATGCAACGGGGCTGCACGCGGGCAGCTTTGAAACGCAATTTACCTTTGCGCAAACGCTCACGGAGGCAGTTCGTACGACCCCGCGTACGATGCTGTTGGTCTCCATCCCGGCGTCCGAGGAGGCCGCCGACGGTGAGGCCAGGGATAACGAGGTCGGTGGTGCCCGCGGCAAGGCGGCACTGCAGAACCTACAGAACGTCATCGGGCGTGTGGCTGACCAGTGGCGCCCCTCGACGAAGGAGGAGTCCTTCGAAATCGTCCGGCGCCGAGTATTCCGGGACCCCGATGCCGATCAGCTGCGCCAAATAAGCGCGACGGCGCGCCTGTTCGCGGAGATGTACCGGAAAGATTCCCCGCTCTTCCCCAGCGAGGCGGCCACCGCAAGCAACGACTATGAGACCCGCATCAAGCGCTCGTACCCGATCCACCCGGAGCTTTTGGACAGGCTCTACGAGGATTGGTCGGCTCTCGAGCGGTTTCAGCGCACCCGCGGCGTGCTCAAGCTCGTCTCCACCATCGTCTCCACGCTGTGGGCCACGAACGACACATCGCCGATGATCATGCCGGGGACCGTGCCCGTGGGATCGAACGCTGTCGGCACCGAACTCACGCAGTACTTGGAGGATTCCTGGAAGCCTATTATCGACGCCGACATTGACGGGGAAGGATCGACAGCGGCGGTCGTCGATAAACAAAAGCCCGTGCTCGGCGCGCGATCGGTGACCCAGCGCATCGCGCGCACAATCTTTATGGGGGCTGCCCCCCGCACCTCCCGAAAGGGCCTGGATAAGCAGTACGTCTGGTTGGGCGTGGCAGTTCCGGGGGACCAGCTGGGCAACTTCGGCAGCGCCCTCGAGCAGCTCTCCCAGCGCTCGACCTTCTTCTACGAGGAAAACGGCCACTACTGGTTCGATACCCAGCCCTCGGTGGCCAAGACAGCCGCGGACTACGCCGAAAGGTTGCGCGAAGACCCCGACACCGTGTGGAACGAAGTGGTCACCAGGCTGCAGCGCACCGCCAAGCCGGACAACCACTTCCAGCGGATTCACGCGGCTCCGACGGCCAGCGGTGACGTTCCAGACCAAGACACCGTCGCCCTCGTCATCGTCCACCCCAAGTACCCGTATTCGCGCAGCGGGAAGGTTAACCCCGCGCGCGCTTGGGTCCATGACACGATCGAGCAGCGGGGGTCAACTCCGCGAGTGTTCCGCAATACCTTGGTCTTCGCCGCGGCCGACAGCGCCGAGCTCGAGAGCCTGGATGCCGCAGTGCGCAACTTCCTCGCGTGGGATTCTGTTGTCGAAGACGCGGACGCGCTCAACCTCTCGGCGCAGCAGACGCGCCAGGCCGTTGAGAACCGGCGGAGATTCAACGAATCCGTCGACGATAAGATCATCTCGGCCTACTCGCACCTGCTCTACCCCGAGATGGATGACGCCACGCAGCCCTTCACGGTGGAGCACGACAAAATGGGATCCGGCGCCGGGACAATCCCGGAGCGCGCTGCTGCCCAGCTGATTCGCGGTGGGCAGCTCGTTGCGGACCTCGGCGCGGAGACCCTCGGGATGACCATGCGCGACCAGCTTGGCGCGATCTGGGATGAACAGGGGGAAATCACGGTCGGTGAGCTGTGGGGATACTTCACGCGCTTCCCCTATATGATGCGGCTTGCACGCAGGGAGGTTCTCGATTCCGCCATCGCGGGTGCGACCCAACGCATTATGGTCGATTCTGAGAAGTTTGCCATTGCGGCACGCAAAGACCCAGACTCAGGCAGGTACCTCGATATGGTGATTCCGCCGGCGGGGACGGGCTCCTTCAACGTCACGGACTCGACTGTGTTGCTCTCTATTGAGCTCGCGCAGCAGCAGGTCGTTGAACCGGAGCCGGTCGCGCCGACGCCCTCGCCGGATCCTGACCTGGATGTGGACACTCCGATTACCCCCGCGCCCTCGGCGCCTGAGGTGTTGGTGAAAACACGATACCGTGGTGCGGCACCAGTGGACGGTGAATCGTACGCATCGGGCTTCTACACCATCGGCAACGAGATTTTGGAAATGCTCAGAGCTTCAGGTGCCAGCATGCGCGTGACGGTTGAGATTGAAGCGGAGCTTCCGGCAGGCTTTCCCGATTCCACGATCCGGGTGATCAAGGAAAACGCGGCGCAGCTCGGGTTTAAGTTCTCGGAGTTTAGCTGA
- a CDS encoding suppressor of fused domain protein — translation MTGDEAAAWIATFLPGMSLSLADARPVALGIIDGLPTAVTAGFSTVDTGLVMQDDQATSVRCELICRADAQPHAVAGAVVAATRMLETLGVPAQPGVLLDDLQPQHALQHGYLREPEIFSRGTPLYNEPGVMTLLLELILLSDEELAILRERGYPALQTRLRRRGTSVGDWGREVD, via the coding sequence GTGACGGGCGACGAGGCAGCCGCCTGGATTGCGACGTTTCTGCCGGGCATGAGCTTGTCGCTTGCCGACGCCCGCCCTGTCGCCCTGGGCATCATCGACGGCCTCCCCACGGCTGTGACCGCCGGGTTTTCCACCGTGGACACCGGTCTTGTGATGCAGGATGACCAGGCCACGTCCGTGCGCTGCGAGCTGATCTGCCGTGCCGACGCGCAGCCGCACGCGGTAGCTGGTGCCGTGGTGGCCGCGACCCGAATGCTGGAAACGCTCGGCGTCCCCGCGCAGCCCGGTGTGCTGTTGGACGACCTGCAACCGCAGCACGCGCTGCAGCACGGATACCTGCGGGAACCCGAGATTTTCTCCCGGGGCACCCCGCTTTATAATGAGCCGGGTGTTATGACGCTGCTGCTCGAGTTGATCCTGCTCAGCGACGAGGAGCTCGCGATTCTGCGCGAGCGCGGTTACCCGGCTCTTCAGACGCGCCTGCGCCGCCGCGGCACGAGCGTTGGGGACTGGGGCCGCGAGGTGGATTAA
- a CDS encoding ATP-binding protein, with amino-acid sequence MDTGVVLGREYRPRFVDKQVEEALAAHGAVVLEGPRGCGKTMTGVAHAASAVFMDDPATVTLADIDADYPLIGERPRLIDEWQLRPEVWNQVRRQVDRAEGFGNYILTGSAIPSDDITRHSGAARFLRIRQRTLTWAEKGKSQPRVALNELFSGADVPTDPTQFSLDDNLEALLTSGFPAHISLSPEQSRGPLRAYLSETARTDVYRLHDFRHDPIVLDQLLASLARVTASEVTQATIRKDLKSVAPSISVESVAMLVDTLERIFVLESVPAWAPRLRSKARLRTSRKYHLADASLAAAALGATAESLRRDPETLGFLFESAVVHDLSVMAEALGGRVYHYRDSNGYEIDAVIVLDDARWGAVEVKLGYGQVDEGVRRLRKALDQIDAGTPPSFAAVITATGMSYTTEDKICTFPFLALGL; translated from the coding sequence GTGGATACGGGAGTAGTTCTCGGGCGGGAGTACCGTCCGCGGTTCGTCGATAAGCAGGTGGAGGAAGCACTCGCCGCACACGGAGCCGTCGTGCTTGAAGGGCCGCGCGGTTGTGGGAAGACAATGACTGGTGTCGCGCATGCGGCCTCGGCCGTGTTTATGGACGATCCTGCGACGGTTACGCTTGCCGATATTGACGCCGACTACCCGTTGATAGGGGAAAGGCCGCGCCTGATTGATGAATGGCAGCTGAGGCCCGAAGTATGGAATCAGGTGCGCCGGCAGGTGGACCGAGCGGAGGGCTTCGGCAACTACATCCTCACAGGCTCTGCCATTCCGAGCGATGACATTACGCGGCACAGCGGTGCCGCTCGTTTTCTCCGCATTCGGCAGCGCACCCTCACGTGGGCGGAGAAGGGGAAATCGCAGCCGCGCGTCGCGCTCAATGAGCTCTTTAGCGGGGCAGATGTTCCAACCGATCCAACCCAGTTCAGCCTTGATGACAACCTCGAGGCACTCTTAACCTCCGGTTTTCCCGCTCACATTTCGCTTTCGCCCGAACAATCGCGAGGTCCACTTCGTGCTTACCTTTCTGAGACGGCGCGCACGGACGTCTACCGTCTCCACGACTTCCGGCACGATCCGATTGTCCTCGACCAGCTCCTGGCATCCCTCGCGCGTGTGACCGCCTCAGAGGTAACCCAGGCCACCATTCGCAAGGACCTCAAGTCGGTGGCGCCCTCGATAAGTGTTGAGTCGGTCGCGATGCTCGTCGATACCTTAGAAAGGATATTTGTCCTCGAATCGGTCCCTGCGTGGGCCCCCCGGTTGCGCTCAAAGGCGCGACTGAGGACCAGTAGGAAATACCACCTCGCCGACGCATCCCTGGCTGCAGCCGCTCTAGGAGCGACGGCGGAGAGCCTGCGCCGCGATCCTGAAACGCTTGGCTTTTTGTTCGAGTCGGCCGTGGTTCACGACCTTTCGGTCATGGCGGAAGCCCTCGGGGGTCGCGTGTACCACTACCGCGACTCTAACGGGTATGAGATTGATGCTGTCATCGTGCTTGACGACGCCCGCTGGGGTGCCGTCGAAGTCAAGCTTGGCTACGGCCAGGTCGATGAGGGGGTCCGCCGCCTGCGCAAGGCACTCGACCAAATCGATGCCGGCACGCCCCCATCCTTCGCAGCCGTTATCACCGCGACTGGGATGAGTTACACCACCGAAGACAAGATCTGCACGTTTCCCTTCCTCGCCCTGGGCCTCTAG
- a CDS encoding aminotransferase class I/II-fold pyridoxal phosphate-dependent enzyme codes for MSLLDLEKNELDQLAADVRARYEDLKAKDLKLDLTRGKPSSEQLDFSNALLELPGAGDYVDNTGADVRNYGNLAGIADIRELWAEVLGIDHANLIAGDSSSLNIMFDLISFSYAFGNNDSQRPWKDEDNVKWVCPVPGYDRHFTITEQFGFEMVQVPMLENGPDIDAIEQLVQDPQVKGMWSVPIFGNPTGISYSREAVERLAAMETAAPDFRIVWDNAYAVHSLTDEFPDNPDVISIAAEKGNPNRFWYMSSTSKITFAGAGVSFFASSKENLNWYSQIAGTRGIGPNKVNQLAHARYFGDAEGVRALMRKHAGSLAPKFAAVLEILDERLGEYDVARWTKPEGGYFISLDVIDGTADRVWELAKQAGITLTKAGASFPHGKDPRNRNIRLAPSLPPLEEVREAMDGVATCVLLAAVEKLGA; via the coding sequence ATGTCTCTCCTGGATCTTGAGAAGAACGAACTTGACCAGCTCGCCGCCGACGTCCGAGCACGCTACGAGGACCTGAAGGCCAAAGACCTGAAGCTGGACCTGACCCGCGGCAAGCCCTCGAGCGAGCAGCTCGACTTCTCCAACGCGCTGCTCGAGCTTCCGGGTGCCGGGGACTACGTGGACAACACCGGCGCGGACGTGCGCAACTACGGCAACCTCGCTGGTATCGCGGACATCCGCGAGCTCTGGGCCGAAGTCCTCGGCATCGACCACGCGAACCTCATCGCGGGTGATTCATCCTCGCTCAACATCATGTTCGACCTCATCTCCTTTTCCTACGCTTTCGGCAACAACGACTCGCAGCGTCCGTGGAAGGACGAGGACAACGTCAAGTGGGTCTGCCCGGTGCCCGGATACGACCGCCACTTCACCATCACCGAGCAGTTCGGCTTCGAGATGGTCCAGGTGCCCATGCTGGAAAACGGCCCGGACATTGACGCCATCGAGCAGTTGGTGCAGGATCCGCAGGTCAAGGGAATGTGGTCGGTGCCCATCTTCGGAAACCCCACCGGCATCTCCTACTCCCGCGAGGCGGTCGAGCGTCTCGCAGCGATGGAAACAGCCGCCCCGGACTTCCGCATCGTGTGGGACAACGCCTACGCCGTGCACTCGTTGACGGATGAGTTCCCGGACAACCCGGACGTTATTTCCATTGCCGCGGAAAAGGGAAACCCCAACCGGTTCTGGTACATGAGCTCAACATCCAAGATCACCTTCGCGGGCGCCGGGGTGTCCTTCTTCGCGTCGTCGAAGGAGAACCTGAACTGGTACTCCCAGATCGCAGGGACCCGCGGGATCGGCCCGAACAAGGTCAACCAGCTCGCGCACGCGCGCTACTTCGGCGACGCCGAGGGCGTGCGCGCACTGATGCGCAAGCACGCCGGCTCCCTGGCGCCGAAGTTTGCGGCGGTGCTGGAGATTCTCGACGAGCGCCTCGGCGAGTACGACGTTGCGAGGTGGACGAAGCCTGAAGGCGGCTACTTCATTTCCCTCGACGTCATCGACGGCACCGCCGATCGGGTGTGGGAACTGGCGAAGCAGGCAGGCATCACCTTGACCAAGGCAGGTGCCTCCTTCCCGCACGGCAAGGATCCACGTAACCGCAACATCCGCCTCGCGCCCTCTCTGCCTCCGCTCGAGGAGGTCCGGGAGGCGATGGACGGCGTGGCCACCTGCGTGCTGCTCGCGGCCGTCGAGAAGCTGGGCGCGTGA
- a CDS encoding DUF1156 domain-containing protein: MTDTPRKKLIEVALPLEVINAESAREKSIRHGHPSTLHLYWARRPLAAARAVLFAQLVDDPSSHPELFPTEEEQDAERARLHGLLEKLVVWENSNDEKLLAQARKEIRKSNGGELPAVVDPFAGGGAIPLEAQRLGLEAHASDLNPLAVLINKAMIEIPPKFAGQAPVNPDAPAPTNGWSRAEGLAEDVRFYGEWMRDEAEKRIGHLYPKVTAPGGTEHTVIAWIWARTVKNPNPANPIEVPLVRSWWLSKKKGKEAWVEAKVVDGEVRYEVRHDAEGPKGDADGTVSRKGAVSIADGTPIDLKYIRSEGKAGRMGAHLIAVVGEDSRGRIYISPSSKHVLASETERPGTIPTAKLPPVAPSFRVQAYGFKLWADLFTNRQLVALTTLSDLVSEAREKVLSDALTSGMERGARLDAGGSGAEAYADAVATYLGLSIGRMADYSSSLCSWHNTGEKMRNVFGRQAIPMVWDYAEVNPFSASSGNFIGQLTWITKVISTSPARSIAEACQADAAEGEYSGLVVSTDPPYYDNIGYSDLSDFFYVWLRRSLRVILPSVFDTMLTPKTEELVANPYRHGGREGAEQFFVEGFNKVFKRMRDGARSDVPLTVYYAYKQQDVRDAGTSSTGWHTLLDGLMNAGWEITATWPMRTEGSVRMIASGTNALASSIVLACRPRHEDAPTTTRRAFVRELKRELPESLRALMQATIAPVDLAQAAIGPGIAVYSRYSLVREPDGSNMGVRDALILINQVLDEVLGEQEADLDPDSRFALRWYRTYAWGKESSGIADQLARSSDTSLGGLVRGGILEASGGKARLIPPEELAEAWDVASDESVSIWEATVRLTGALSVDGIDRVAGMLNDIEGHVDEDAVKELGFLLYHEAEKNGDTSHGVMFNALVTSWNDLTEKARQLAAELPVGAQGHLEF, encoded by the coding sequence GTGACTGACACCCCGCGCAAGAAGCTCATCGAGGTCGCCCTGCCGCTCGAGGTTATCAACGCCGAGTCCGCCCGCGAGAAATCCATTCGCCATGGCCACCCCTCGACGCTGCACCTCTACTGGGCGCGCCGCCCGCTCGCGGCCGCACGCGCGGTGCTCTTCGCGCAGCTTGTCGACGACCCCTCCTCCCACCCCGAGCTCTTCCCCACGGAGGAGGAACAAGACGCCGAGCGCGCCCGCCTGCACGGGCTGCTGGAAAAGCTCGTGGTGTGGGAGAACTCCAACGACGAGAAGCTCCTTGCACAGGCGCGCAAGGAGATTAGAAAATCCAACGGCGGTGAACTTCCCGCCGTGGTGGATCCCTTCGCCGGTGGTGGTGCGATCCCGCTCGAGGCGCAGCGCCTCGGGCTCGAGGCACATGCCAGTGACCTTAACCCGCTGGCGGTGCTTATCAACAAGGCCATGATTGAGATCCCGCCGAAGTTTGCCGGCCAAGCCCCTGTGAACCCGGACGCTCCCGCGCCTACGAACGGCTGGTCGCGCGCGGAGGGGCTCGCAGAGGACGTCCGCTTCTACGGCGAGTGGATGCGCGACGAGGCGGAAAAGCGCATCGGCCACCTCTACCCGAAGGTCACGGCGCCAGGCGGCACCGAGCACACGGTAATCGCGTGGATCTGGGCGCGCACGGTGAAAAACCCGAACCCCGCCAACCCCATCGAGGTGCCGCTGGTGCGTTCGTGGTGGTTGAGCAAGAAGAAGGGCAAGGAAGCCTGGGTCGAGGCCAAGGTCGTCGACGGCGAGGTGCGCTACGAGGTCCGCCACGACGCCGAGGGGCCGAAGGGCGATGCGGATGGGACGGTGTCGCGCAAGGGGGCGGTATCGATTGCCGACGGCACGCCGATCGACCTCAAGTACATCCGGTCAGAGGGGAAGGCCGGACGGATGGGGGCGCACTTGATTGCAGTAGTCGGAGAGGATTCTCGCGGCAGGATCTATATTTCTCCTTCTAGCAAGCATGTTTTGGCGTCTGAGACAGAGCGCCCTGGAACAATTCCAACTGCTAAACTGCCCCCTGTCGCTCCGTCGTTCCGGGTACAAGCATATGGCTTCAAGCTTTGGGCAGACCTCTTCACCAACCGCCAGCTCGTCGCGCTGACCACGCTGAGTGACCTGGTCTCCGAGGCGCGTGAGAAGGTGCTTAGCGATGCCCTCACGTCGGGTATGGAGCGCGGTGCCCGACTCGACGCCGGCGGCAGCGGTGCGGAGGCTTACGCGGATGCGGTGGCGACGTACCTCGGTCTCAGTATTGGGCGTATGGCGGACTATTCGTCAAGTCTCTGCAGCTGGCACAACACCGGCGAGAAGATGCGAAATGTGTTCGGGAGGCAAGCTATCCCGATGGTGTGGGATTACGCTGAGGTTAATCCTTTTTCGGCTTCTAGCGGGAATTTCATCGGCCAGCTCACTTGGATCACCAAGGTGATATCCACCTCGCCAGCTCGGTCAATAGCAGAAGCTTGTCAGGCAGACGCGGCGGAGGGGGAGTACTCGGGGCTAGTTGTTTCTACCGATCCCCCTTATTACGACAACATCGGGTACTCCGACCTGTCGGACTTCTTCTACGTGTGGTTGCGGCGCTCACTGAGGGTGATCCTCCCTAGCGTCTTTGACACCATGCTTACGCCTAAAACTGAGGAGTTGGTCGCCAACCCGTATCGCCACGGCGGGAGGGAGGGTGCGGAGCAGTTCTTCGTTGAAGGCTTCAACAAGGTCTTCAAGCGGATGCGCGACGGCGCTAGGAGCGATGTTCCGCTGACCGTCTATTACGCGTACAAGCAGCAGGACGTTCGCGATGCCGGCACGTCTTCGACGGGCTGGCACACGTTGCTCGATGGGCTGATGAATGCCGGTTGGGAGATCACCGCGACCTGGCCAATGAGAACGGAGGGTTCGGTTCGCATGATTGCATCCGGCACGAACGCGTTGGCGTCCTCAATCGTGCTCGCCTGCCGTCCGCGCCACGAAGACGCGCCGACAACCACGCGCCGGGCGTTCGTCCGCGAACTCAAGCGCGAGCTGCCGGAGTCGCTGCGCGCACTCATGCAGGCGACCATCGCGCCGGTGGACCTTGCTCAGGCCGCGATCGGCCCGGGCATCGCGGTGTATTCCCGCTACTCGCTCGTGCGCGAGCCCGACGGGTCCAACATGGGCGTGCGTGATGCGCTCATCCTTATCAACCAGGTGCTCGACGAGGTCCTCGGGGAGCAGGAGGCAGACCTCGACCCGGACTCGAGGTTCGCGCTGCGCTGGTACCGCACCTACGCGTGGGGCAAGGAGAGCTCAGGCATCGCCGACCAGCTTGCCCGCTCCTCCGACACATCGCTCGGCGGGCTGGTGCGCGGCGGCATCCTCGAGGCCAGCGGCGGCAAGGCGCGCCTCATCCCGCCGGAGGAACTCGCCGAGGCATGGGACGTGGCCAGCGACGAATCCGTGAGCATCTGGGAAGCCACCGTGCGGCTAACGGGTGCGCTCAGCGTCGACGGCATCGACAGGGTCGCCGGCATGCTCAACGACATCGAAGGCCACGTCGATGAAGACGCCGTCAAGGAGCTCGGGTTCCTGCTCTACCACGAGGCAGAAAAGAACGGTGATACCTCCCACGGTGTCATGTTCAACGCGCTGGTGACCTCGTGGAACGACCTCACAGAAAAGGCACGCCAGCTCGCCGCGGAGCTTCCTGTAGGTGCCCAGGGCCACCTGGAGTTTTAA
- a CDS encoding esterase/lipase family protein → MSFRARVSTAVCVVLALLFGSAPVQAASSQVALPQFDGHAGAVQRQGSTMMAPEGSNDPRCTADEIFVLVHGTDATFYADYALIGETLVRSGWCVYGIDYGYGENSYGWAPLVDSAAQIDRLVSSAMATSGATRVHMVGYSQGATVTRYWINEMSHGRAASWFGLGSPTNGVNLPGIDQQLHTSSAQQSVIAPSLVDHVGGSEVMRSLAQTPIIEGVRYATFGSRFDGVLVAIDQRLPGATNIVLQDVCPADLSGHFFLPYNPTVIEAIVQWLRDGEIGTLPCQPRALGHGVADLAIVSNFGNGQLPPPVVYPPSP, encoded by the coding sequence ATGAGTTTTCGCGCGCGGGTCAGCACCGCCGTTTGTGTGGTGCTTGCGTTGCTGTTCGGCTCCGCACCGGTGCAGGCGGCGTCATCGCAGGTCGCGCTGCCGCAGTTCGACGGCCACGCGGGTGCGGTCCAGCGCCAGGGCAGCACCATGATGGCACCGGAGGGGAGCAACGACCCGCGGTGCACAGCCGACGAGATCTTCGTGCTCGTGCACGGTACCGACGCGACCTTCTACGCGGACTACGCGCTCATTGGCGAAACGCTCGTCAGGTCCGGGTGGTGCGTTTACGGAATCGACTACGGCTACGGCGAAAACTCATACGGGTGGGCCCCGCTTGTCGACTCCGCCGCGCAGATCGACAGGTTGGTGAGCAGCGCGATGGCCACCTCGGGTGCGACGCGCGTGCACATGGTGGGGTATTCCCAGGGCGCAACCGTGACACGGTACTGGATCAACGAGATGTCTCACGGCAGGGCCGCGTCCTGGTTCGGGCTCGGCTCGCCCACCAATGGTGTGAACCTGCCCGGGATTGACCAGCAGCTGCACACGAGTTCGGCGCAGCAATCCGTCATCGCCCCGTCCTTGGTCGACCACGTGGGCGGCAGTGAGGTCATGCGCTCGCTGGCGCAGACGCCAATCATCGAGGGCGTGCGCTACGCCACCTTCGGAAGCCGATTTGACGGTGTGCTGGTTGCCATTGACCAGCGATTGCCCGGGGCGACGAACATCGTGTTGCAAGACGTTTGCCCGGCAGATCTTTCCGGGCATTTCTTCCTCCCGTACAACCCCACCGTTATCGAGGCGATTGTGCAGTGGCTTCGCGACGGCGAGATCGGGACGTTGCCGTGCCAGCCCAGGGCTCTCGGCCACGGCGTGGCGGACCTGGCCATCGTGAGCAACTTCGGCAATGGGCAGCTCCCGCCGCCGGTGGTCTACCCGCCGTCGCCCTGA